The nucleotide window CCTGCGGATCGCCTCCGGCGACGGCTCGCGTCAGGCGGACCGGCAGGGGGCGCTCGAAGAGATCTCGGCGAGACCGATGGGCGCCGTTCTGCTGTGGTCCCTGGCCATCGGCCTCGTGGGCATGGCCCTGTGGCGGCTGTCGGAGGCACTCTTCGGCGCGGCGGGCCCGGACGGCCGTACCTGGCGCAGGAGGCTGTCCGCAGCCGCACGCTGTGTCTTCTACACCTTCGTCGCCCACTCGGTGTCGGCCTTCGCGGCCGACGCCGGGCGCGGAGCCTCCAGCGACGAGCAGTCCCGGGACGTGACGGCCAGGGCTCTCGAACTGCCCGGCGGACAGTGGCTCGTGGCCGCGGCGGGGATCGGCGTGGCGCTCGGGGGCGTGTGGGTCGGCGTCCGGGCCGGGACACGCTCGTACCGCGAGCACCTTCGGCTCGGTGGGATGTCCCGCTGGGAACGCCGGGCCGTCGACGTGGCCGGTGTGACCGGCGGGATCGCGCGCGGCGCGGTGTTCACTGTGGCGGGCGCCTTCCTCGTCCGGGCCGCGGTCGACTACCAGCCCGACAAGGCCAAGGGCCTGGACGACACCCTCCGCTCCTTCGCCGACGCCCCACTCGGCCGACTGCTCCTGGCGTGCGTCGCGGCCGGCCTGGTGCTGTTCGGACTGTTCTCCTTCGCCGAGGCGCGATGGCGCGAGGTGTGAACCCGGTGTGCAACAGGCCCTAGGAGAACAGCCGGTCCAGGAACACGTTCCCGTACACCCGATGCGGATCGAGGCGGTCCAGGATCTCCGTCGCCCCGTCCCACCCGGGCCCCTCGCCGTCGTCGAACGAGGCGGGGACGACGGAGCCCACCACCTCCTCGTCGCTCCAGGCGGCCTCGGCGGTGTAGCCCCAGCCCTTCGACCACTCGACGCGGACGAGGGCGTGGCCGCCGTCGTACGTCGTCAGCATGAA belongs to Streptomyces graminofaciens and includes:
- a CDS encoding DUF1206 domain-containing protein; its protein translation is MTAGAARAGLAARGVIYALVGALALRIASGDGSRQADRQGALEEISARPMGAVLLWSLAIGLVGMALWRLSEALFGAAGPDGRTWRRRLSAAARCVFYTFVAHSVSAFAADAGRGASSDEQSRDVTARALELPGGQWLVAAAGIGVALGGVWVGVRAGTRSYREHLRLGGMSRWERRAVDVAGVTGGIARGAVFTVAGAFLVRAAVDYQPDKAKGLDDTLRSFADAPLGRLLLACVAAGLVLFGLFSFAEARWREV